The following proteins are co-located in the Paenibacillus sp. FSL H8-0079 genome:
- a CDS encoding extracellular solute-binding protein: MRKISLKMPVAAVMTSLLILTTACSGGSSSTGTTSDGKKEVTVSFRSSGSEDTLTKFFQSGLVDQFEKENPDIKINIAPVLASEGDYTSKMVLQMKSPDTAPDVIAEDTSIIKSDAAAGYLEPLDTQVQGWSDWEEHIIDNLKAGVTGEDGKVYGVPATSDTRGIWYHKELFQQAGLEVPFKPASWAEVLEAARTIKQKLPGVTPLNMIVGKANGEGVTMQTLEMLLYGTADTLYNDASKKWVVNSPGLLDSFKFIDQVFNTDKTGPTMQVALNGQAGSIAFQQQFPQDKLAMAVDGSWAGSTWAENGAAPIANVEEKIGFAPFPTQNGEEPGATTMSGGWAWSVPAQAKNKEEAWKFIEFLMNKENATARVVAEGSLSPRNDSTEVEGYTDRPYTKEAQELLNVAHFRPANDQYAAVSAQLQSIVESIASGKLTPEEGVTQLKDNVSRSLGADSIEEK, translated from the coding sequence ATGAGAAAAATATCATTGAAAATGCCGGTAGCAGCAGTTATGACATCCTTGCTCATTCTTACTACAGCCTGTTCGGGCGGAAGCTCAAGCACAGGCACAACCAGTGATGGCAAGAAGGAAGTAACTGTATCGTTCCGTTCTTCAGGATCTGAAGATACACTTACGAAGTTTTTCCAATCAGGTTTGGTGGATCAATTCGAAAAGGAAAACCCGGATATTAAAATCAACATTGCGCCTGTATTGGCAAGTGAGGGTGATTATACGTCCAAAATGGTTCTGCAGATGAAATCGCCGGATACGGCACCGGATGTCATTGCCGAAGATACATCCATCATCAAATCTGATGCTGCTGCGGGATATCTGGAGCCGCTGGATACACAGGTTCAAGGATGGTCCGATTGGGAAGAACACATCATCGACAACCTGAAGGCAGGGGTTACCGGTGAAGACGGCAAGGTGTATGGCGTTCCGGCTACCTCGGATACACGCGGAATCTGGTACCACAAGGAACTATTTCAACAGGCGGGCCTCGAAGTTCCATTCAAACCTGCAAGCTGGGCAGAAGTACTCGAAGCGGCACGTACCATCAAGCAAAAACTGCCAGGTGTGACGCCGCTTAATATGATCGTGGGCAAAGCGAACGGTGAAGGTGTTACCATGCAAACGCTGGAAATGCTGCTCTATGGTACGGCAGATACGCTGTATAACGATGCCAGCAAGAAATGGGTCGTTAACAGCCCGGGGCTGCTGGATTCTTTCAAATTCATAGATCAAGTGTTTAACACGGATAAAACAGGTCCAACCATGCAGGTTGCCTTGAATGGACAAGCTGGCAGTATTGCATTCCAGCAACAGTTCCCGCAAGACAAACTGGCGATGGCTGTAGATGGTAGCTGGGCAGGTTCGACATGGGCCGAGAACGGTGCTGCTCCAATCGCCAACGTCGAAGAGAAAATAGGCTTTGCACCATTCCCGACACAAAATGGGGAAGAACCTGGGGCAACTACGATGTCTGGAGGATGGGCTTGGTCGGTTCCTGCACAAGCGAAGAACAAGGAAGAAGCCTGGAAATTTATCGAGTTTCTGATGAATAAGGAAAATGCGACTGCACGCGTAGTAGCGGAAGGTAGCCTCAGCCCACGTAATGATTCCACAGAAGTTGAAGGTTATACGGATCGTCCATATACCAAAGAAGCACAGGAACTCTTGAATGTGGCCCACTTCCGTCCAGCGAATGATCAATATGCAGCGGTATCCGCACAATTGCAAAGCATTGTTGAGAGTATCGCCTCTGGCAAGCTGACGCCAGAAGAGGGAGTTACGCAATTGAAGGACAACGTATCCCGTTCCCTTGGCGCCGACAGCATCGAAGAGAAATAA
- a CDS encoding sugar ABC transporter permease, which yields MKRKAPGSFLFLMPSVLLLLVFFIVPIILTICFAFTNMALTGAAAKSLEFVGFQNFINMFHDPDFRISVWRTLVFLIFSAVIGQVLLGFILALLMKEKNVTFRRVIGIIVIAGWVTPEIVVAFCMVAFFSDNGSLNQILGWFGANPVSWLFSFPMVSVIIANIWHGTAFSMMVYQSALDDIPKEVEEAAIIDSATGFQIVRHITIPMVKGSIVTNMMLVTLQTLGVFTLIYTMTGGGPGTSTQTLPIFMYNQAFVNYQFGYGTAISLVLLFIGIIASLFYMRSMKVKV from the coding sequence ATGAAAAGGAAAGCACCAGGCTCATTTCTGTTTCTAATGCCTTCCGTACTATTATTACTTGTGTTTTTCATTGTTCCCATCATTCTGACGATCTGTTTTGCTTTTACGAATATGGCTCTGACCGGCGCGGCAGCCAAGAGTTTGGAGTTTGTCGGATTCCAGAATTTCATTAATATGTTCCATGATCCGGACTTCCGGATTAGTGTCTGGCGTACGCTGGTCTTTCTCATCTTCTCCGCAGTGATTGGTCAGGTATTGCTTGGATTCATTCTGGCTCTTCTAATGAAGGAGAAAAATGTGACGTTCCGCCGCGTCATCGGCATCATCGTCATTGCCGGTTGGGTAACACCCGAGATTGTCGTGGCATTCTGTATGGTGGCCTTTTTCAGTGACAATGGTTCATTGAATCAGATCCTCGGCTGGTTTGGAGCGAATCCAGTCTCCTGGTTGTTCAGTTTCCCTATGGTGAGTGTCATTATCGCAAATATCTGGCACGGCACAGCCTTTTCAATGATGGTCTATCAGTCGGCACTGGATGATATCCCGAAGGAAGTTGAAGAAGCTGCGATTATTGACAGCGCCACCGGGTTCCAGATTGTCAGACACATTACGATTCCAATGGTAAAAGGGTCCATCGTGACCAACATGATGTTGGTTACTCTACAGACACTGGGTGTGTTCACGCTGATCTATACGATGACCGGTGGTGGCCCGGGTACTTCGACACAAACCTTGCCGATCTTCATGTACAACCAGGCTTTTGTGAACTATCAGTTTGGATACGGCACAGCCATATCTCTGGTTCTTTTGTTCATCGGTATTATCGCCAGCCTGTTCTACATGCGATCCATGAAAGTGAAAGTGTAA
- a CDS encoding carbohydrate ABC transporter permease translates to MVKHGLQRKIQYGILVFLGLCFLLPLLWIILASFDPNAQQGIKMPSTWTIQNFKDVLGDSSNLRSFGVGLILSGGQAILVVVVSVLAAYPLSRYEMRFKKSFLLSILFMTALPITAVMVPVFQMFLFFKMQNSIIATMLFLTASSLPYGIWMMKNFMDSVPIDLEESAWIDGASVWSSLRRIVAPLMLPGIATIAIFTFSGSWGNFFVPYILLQTPEKLPASVTIYQFFGSHGMVEYGRLAAFSLLYTMPSVVLYIFSQRYMSKGFSMGGATKG, encoded by the coding sequence ATGGTCAAACATGGGCTTCAACGCAAAATCCAGTACGGGATTCTAGTCTTTCTAGGGCTCTGTTTTTTATTGCCGCTGCTCTGGATCATTCTGGCTTCATTTGACCCGAACGCGCAACAGGGTATCAAAATGCCCAGTACTTGGACCATTCAAAATTTCAAAGATGTGCTCGGAGATTCGAGCAATCTTCGTTCATTCGGTGTAGGCCTGATTCTGTCGGGAGGGCAAGCGATATTGGTTGTTGTGGTATCGGTTCTTGCAGCTTATCCTTTATCCCGTTATGAAATGAGATTCAAAAAAAGCTTCCTGTTATCGATTCTGTTCATGACAGCTCTTCCGATTACTGCCGTGATGGTTCCGGTATTTCAAATGTTTCTGTTCTTCAAAATGCAAAATAGCATCATTGCCACGATGCTGTTCCTGACGGCATCCTCACTTCCTTACGGCATCTGGATGATGAAAAACTTCATGGATTCGGTGCCGATTGATCTGGAAGAATCGGCATGGATTGACGGTGCGTCCGTGTGGAGTAGTTTGAGACGAATCGTAGCGCCATTGATGTTACCTGGTATCGCAACGATAGCGATATTTACCTTTTCGGGAAGTTGGGGCAACTTCTTCGTGCCCTATATCCTGCTCCAGACACCGGAAAAACTTCCGGCATCGGTCACAATTTATCAATTCTTCGGCAGCCACGGTATGGTTGAATACGGCAGATTGGCTGCATTTTCACTACTTTATACGATGCCTTCGGTTGTGCTGTATATCTTCTCCCAGCGTTACATGTCCAAGGGCTTCAGTATGGGCGGGGCAACCAAAGGTTAA
- a CDS encoding alpha-mannosidase has protein sequence MTTKKTAHLISHTHWDREWYMPYEYHHVLLIELMDKLLDTLDQDPEYRYFHLDGQTIIREDYLQVRPEQQERLDRYIREGRIHFGPWYVLQDEFLTSSEANLRNLLIGHRDARPLGVISKTGYFPDSFGNMGQAPQILQQADIHNAIFGRGVKPTGFNNAVVDADSYESPYSEMIWRSPDGSEVLGILFANWYCNGMEVPVDPEKAQGYWDKNLADAEKFASTPHLLFMNGCDHQPIQTDLPEALRTADALYPDVEFIHSNFDDYIEAVTKEVPEHLATIEGELRSQHTDGWGTLVNTASARVYLKQLNQQGQTVLEKVAEPLAAMAHIAGVKDYPHHLLTHAWKMLMQNHPHDSICGCSVDEVHREMVTRFAKSRQLAEKLVSQSSQAIAESIRVQPAAAWGEEAVPFTVFNTSGWNRNGIIEMDLIVDKAFFPEGPYPQALAQKVEKDALPVYQLVDLDGRTYSAEIKDLGAHFGYELPKDRFRQPYMARKVRVTFQAADVPSLGYKTYALVPVEKQVEIAEVPDMSELIQVQGMMMENGQLRVTVEENGTATIEDKVSGAVYRGLNSYENTGDIGNEYVYRQPEGETTLTTEHLKADLRIVEQSPYRAVMESVLHWDIPAGADELFELEKRQMVPFTERKAQRVRHTVPLVITTTYTLEAGSNMVKVKSDFNNQAKDHRLRALFPSGLETEDHYADSIFEIAKRSNAPAKEWVNPSNAQHQQAFVHVTDGDHGLMIANKGLNEYEILQHEEGSTIAVTLLRASSELGDWGVFETPEAQCLGPQSVEYAIIPFAGDAAQSGACASAYVYLIPWTTVQLGTLAYTFEQEGHVGADGQQVELPLSKQWLAWNAQGSTLAFSTLKIAEETGDLIARWYNLNSEPVELNVRPGVECASVYESDVLERVKGKLEGHSQTVSGYKIVTQGYALR, from the coding sequence ATGACAACCAAAAAGACGGCACATCTCATCTCGCATACCCATTGGGACCGCGAATGGTATATGCCCTATGAATACCATCATGTACTGCTCATTGAGCTGATGGATAAACTGCTGGACACGCTCGATCAGGACCCGGAATATCGTTATTTCCATCTGGATGGGCAGACGATTATTCGTGAAGATTATTTGCAGGTTCGGCCCGAACAACAGGAGAGGCTCGACCGTTATATTCGTGAAGGACGCATCCATTTTGGTCCATGGTATGTGTTACAGGATGAGTTTCTGACCAGTAGTGAGGCCAACTTGCGCAATCTGCTCATCGGTCATCGTGATGCTCGACCTTTGGGTGTGATATCCAAGACGGGATACTTCCCAGACTCGTTCGGAAATATGGGACAGGCACCGCAGATTCTGCAACAGGCGGACATTCATAACGCGATCTTCGGGCGTGGGGTAAAGCCTACCGGATTCAATAATGCCGTGGTTGATGCAGACAGTTATGAATCTCCCTATTCCGAGATGATCTGGCGTTCGCCGGATGGTTCGGAAGTGCTCGGCATTTTGTTCGCGAACTGGTACTGCAATGGGATGGAAGTTCCGGTTGATCCGGAGAAAGCCCAAGGATACTGGGATAAAAATCTGGCGGATGCCGAGAAGTTTGCCTCAACTCCACATCTGTTGTTCATGAACGGTTGTGATCACCAGCCGATCCAGACGGATCTGCCAGAGGCTTTACGCACAGCAGATGCGTTGTACCCTGACGTGGAATTTATTCACTCCAATTTTGACGATTACATTGAGGCGGTTACGAAGGAAGTCCCTGAGCATCTGGCGACCATTGAGGGTGAGCTTCGCAGTCAGCACACGGATGGTTGGGGAACACTGGTGAATACGGCATCCGCACGGGTTTATCTGAAACAGTTGAATCAGCAGGGGCAGACGGTGCTTGAAAAAGTAGCCGAACCACTGGCCGCCATGGCGCATATAGCCGGGGTAAAAGATTATCCGCACCATCTGTTGACACATGCATGGAAGATGCTGATGCAGAACCACCCACATGATAGCATCTGCGGATGCAGTGTCGATGAGGTTCACCGTGAGATGGTGACCCGCTTCGCCAAGAGTAGACAACTTGCAGAGAAATTGGTTTCCCAGAGCTCGCAGGCGATTGCTGAGTCCATTCGTGTGCAACCTGCTGCGGCTTGGGGAGAGGAAGCGGTGCCGTTTACCGTGTTCAACACGAGTGGTTGGAATCGAAATGGAATCATTGAGATGGATCTGATTGTGGACAAAGCATTTTTCCCGGAGGGTCCTTATCCTCAGGCACTTGCCCAGAAGGTGGAAAAAGATGCACTGCCAGTGTATCAGCTGGTCGATTTGGATGGACGCACGTATTCGGCAGAAATCAAGGATCTGGGTGCGCATTTCGGCTATGAACTTCCGAAGGACCGTTTCCGACAGCCCTATATGGCTCGTAAAGTAAGAGTGACTTTCCAGGCGGCGGATGTACCTTCTCTAGGTTATAAGACGTATGCTCTCGTTCCAGTCGAGAAGCAAGTTGAGATTGCTGAAGTGCCCGATATGAGCGAACTCATTCAGGTTCAGGGAATGATGATGGAGAACGGTCAATTACGGGTGACGGTTGAAGAGAATGGTACAGCAACGATTGAAGATAAGGTCTCCGGTGCTGTATACAGGGGATTGAATTCATATGAGAATACCGGTGATATCGGCAATGAATATGTCTACCGTCAACCCGAGGGAGAGACAACGCTGACCACGGAGCATCTGAAGGCAGACCTGCGGATTGTGGAGCAGTCTCCGTACCGGGCAGTTATGGAAAGTGTATTACACTGGGATATTCCTGCTGGAGCAGATGAACTGTTCGAGCTGGAGAAGCGACAGATGGTTCCTTTTACAGAACGGAAGGCACAGCGAGTCAGGCATACTGTTCCGTTGGTGATTACGACAACGTATACGTTAGAAGCAGGCAGTAATATGGTCAAGGTAAAATCTGACTTTAACAATCAGGCCAAGGATCATCGACTACGCGCACTCTTTCCATCAGGACTAGAGACAGAGGATCATTATGCGGATTCCATCTTTGAAATCGCCAAACGATCCAATGCACCGGCCAAAGAATGGGTGAATCCAAGTAATGCACAGCATCAGCAAGCATTTGTACATGTGACCGATGGTGATCATGGATTAATGATTGCAAACAAAGGGCTGAATGAATACGAGATTTTACAGCATGAAGAGGGCAGTACGATTGCAGTTACACTGCTGCGTGCCTCTTCGGAACTGGGAGATTGGGGTGTGTTTGAAACACCAGAAGCCCAATGTCTGGGACCTCAGAGTGTGGAATATGCGATTATTCCATTTGCGGGCGATGCTGCACAGTCAGGTGCATGTGCATCCGCATATGTGTATCTGATTCCGTGGACGACTGTGCAGCTAGGGACACTTGCGTATACATTTGAGCAAGAGGGTCATGTTGGAGCTGATGGGCAACAGGTTGAACTACCTCTGTCCAAGCAATGGTTGGCGTGGAATGCACAAGGTTCGACACTGGCGTTCTCTACACTGAAAATCGCAGAGGAAACCGGAGATTTGATTGCTCGCTGGTATAATTTAAACTCCGAACCAGTTGAGTTGAACGTTCGGCCCGGAGTTGAATGTGCCTCCGTTTACGAGAGTGATGTGCTGGAACGGGTTAAGGGCAAGTTGGAGGGGCACAGCCAGACGGTATCTGGCTACAAGATTGTTACACAAGGGTATGCGTTACGTTGA
- a CDS encoding restriction endonuclease, giving the protein MIYILFVFIVVVIIALSLWVLSLARKQKKSAVLFEENYDLKAITIADIDRMEDGSGFEMYLYRLLIELGYSGVYKTLGSRDFGADVVFTDREGVRNVIQAKRYSIEYPVGISAVQEVFSCMRYYKAKKAIVITSSHFTESCETLAGINFVKLIDRTDLIHVIEAFRDGDMIEARDTIEGEPRMILESWSEANSNTLHEVRKDYKAEKYVKKVMSK; this is encoded by the coding sequence ATGATCTATATTTTATTTGTATTCATCGTTGTAGTGATCATTGCACTTAGCCTTTGGGTTCTTAGTTTAGCACGTAAACAAAAGAAATCAGCGGTGCTTTTTGAGGAGAATTACGACTTAAAAGCCATTACTATCGCTGATATAGACAGGATGGAGGATGGCTCTGGCTTCGAGATGTACTTGTACAGATTGTTAATTGAGTTGGGTTATTCAGGAGTCTACAAAACGTTAGGAAGTCGCGATTTTGGTGCAGACGTAGTTTTCACTGATCGGGAAGGTGTTAGAAATGTCATCCAAGCAAAGCGATACTCAATAGAGTATCCAGTCGGCATCAGCGCTGTGCAAGAGGTGTTTTCTTGCATGAGATATTACAAGGCTAAAAAAGCAATCGTAATTACTTCATCCCATTTCACAGAATCGTGTGAGACATTAGCCGGTATTAACTTTGTAAAGTTGATTGATCGAACTGATCTAATTCATGTGATTGAAGCTTTTAGAGACGGTGATATGATTGAGGCGCGTGACACCATTGAAGGGGAACCGAGGATGATACTTGAATCCTGGTCGGAAGCGAATAGCAACACGCTACATGAGGTTCGAAAAGATTACAAGGCAGAAAAGTATGTAAAAAAAGTGATGAGTAAGTGA
- a CDS encoding Gfo/Idh/MocA family oxidoreductase, which yields MTIRIGKISLWHVHAWDYIKQAQEHEDTVIAAVWDEDDKRGQEAAERLNVPFYASLEDMLAKDDIDAVIVDAPTRIHEEVITAAAKAGKHIFTEKVIASTQVESNRILNEVKAKKVKMTVSLPRLNAGYTLTIQDVLNQGLLGKVTYVRARLSHDGAISNWLPEHFYDLKDCQGGALIDLGCHPMYLAKLFLGQEVTAVNANFGYITGKEVEDNAVATLFTDSGAVGVVEAGFVNSHSPFTIEVHGTEGTLLYGTPDEKLLIRTKAVQGQYQEWTELPLADQRESAFNQWVAHIQNDTDATENVQIAMELTRLMEAANLSAKEERRIALNELKD from the coding sequence GTGACCATTCGAATTGGTAAAATTAGTTTGTGGCATGTTCATGCATGGGATTACATCAAGCAAGCACAGGAACATGAGGATACGGTCATCGCCGCTGTTTGGGATGAAGATGACAAGCGGGGGCAGGAAGCTGCGGAACGCTTAAACGTACCATTTTATGCTTCACTCGAAGATATGCTGGCCAAGGACGACATCGATGCCGTTATTGTAGATGCGCCAACTCGCATCCATGAAGAGGTGATCACCGCTGCTGCAAAAGCAGGTAAACACATTTTCACAGAGAAGGTTATTGCGTCGACACAGGTGGAATCCAACAGGATCCTTAATGAGGTAAAGGCCAAGAAGGTCAAAATGACGGTCTCCTTACCGCGTCTGAATGCAGGATATACGCTAACAATTCAGGATGTGCTTAACCAAGGATTACTTGGCAAAGTGACTTATGTTAGAGCGCGTTTATCGCATGATGGAGCAATTTCGAACTGGTTACCTGAACACTTCTATGATCTGAAGGATTGTCAGGGCGGTGCGCTGATTGATCTGGGCTGCCATCCGATGTATCTGGCCAAACTGTTTTTGGGTCAGGAAGTAACAGCGGTTAACGCGAACTTTGGATATATTACAGGCAAAGAAGTGGAAGATAATGCAGTCGCAACCTTGTTTACGGATTCTGGAGCAGTCGGCGTTGTCGAAGCTGGTTTTGTGAACAGCCACTCTCCGTTTACGATTGAGGTTCATGGTACGGAAGGTACACTTCTGTATGGAACACCCGATGAAAAGTTATTGATTCGCACGAAAGCAGTACAGGGACAGTATCAAGAGTGGACTGAACTTCCTTTGGCAGACCAAAGAGAAAGCGCATTCAATCAATGGGTTGCACATATACAAAATGATACGGATGCAACCGAAAACGTGCAGATTGCTATGGAGCTAACCCGGTTGATGGAAGCTGCGAATCTCTCTGCCAAGGAAGAGCGCAGAATAGCTCTGAATGAGTTGAAGGATTAG
- a CDS encoding AraC family transcriptional regulator: MSLYPYEKMLERQDLLERLDILMVWGHYEIRVMRFHLTSFPAGRVVDFHNHAEFEFHFIPRGKGKVILDEQTHALSEGMLYLTGPGVVHYQEADAEEDMDELCLHVDIVHKPREHVDPWEAVESEETMEKLRTLPHTPVNDYHRAMHCFLEAYEACDHKLIGYYTSIKQLVISILLKTVRAYDTGGNRPEAPVRDMSVYRYEYAVQYMEANHPTVVTLEHVAEKLHISSRQLQRIFYQVQPEMPFSRVLEDIRLRAVCRNLEESNVSIEQIALASGFNNANYLHAVFRKRLGMTPSAFRKMKQPILK; encoded by the coding sequence TTGAGCCTATATCCTTATGAGAAAATGCTTGAGCGGCAGGATCTCCTGGAGAGACTGGATATTTTAATGGTTTGGGGACATTATGAGATTCGTGTGATGCGATTTCATCTGACTTCTTTTCCAGCGGGCCGAGTTGTGGATTTCCATAATCATGCGGAGTTCGAGTTTCATTTTATCCCGAGAGGTAAAGGCAAAGTTATTCTGGATGAACAGACACATGCACTCTCGGAAGGTATGCTGTATCTAACAGGACCGGGTGTTGTTCATTATCAGGAGGCCGACGCCGAAGAGGATATGGATGAACTATGTCTTCATGTGGATATTGTCCATAAGCCAAGAGAGCATGTAGATCCCTGGGAAGCCGTTGAATCCGAGGAAACGATGGAGAAGTTGAGAACGCTTCCGCATACACCAGTGAATGATTATCATCGGGCGATGCATTGCTTTTTGGAAGCTTATGAGGCTTGTGATCACAAATTGATAGGATATTATACGTCCATTAAACAACTGGTCATCAGCATATTACTTAAAACCGTGCGAGCCTACGACACCGGCGGGAATCGACCGGAAGCCCCTGTGCGGGATATGTCGGTGTATCGCTATGAGTATGCAGTGCAGTATATGGAGGCGAACCACCCTACAGTGGTCACGCTGGAGCATGTAGCTGAGAAACTTCATATTAGCAGCAGACAATTGCAGCGAATCTTCTATCAGGTACAGCCGGAGATGCCGTTCAGCCGTGTGCTGGAGGATATTCGTCTGCGCGCCGTGTGCCGCAATCTGGAGGAAAGCAACGTATCCATTGAACAGATCGCTCTTGCTTCAGGTTTCAATAATGCCAACTATTTGCATGCTGTATTTCGCAAACGTCTGGGGATGACCCCATCGGCTTTTCGTAAAATGAAACAACCAATACTTAAGTGA
- a CDS encoding Gfo/Idh/MocA family oxidoreductase, producing MSKVYRIGIIGCGGIANGKHLPSLSKLDNVELVAFCDIVQERADEAKQKYGTTEAEVYTDYQELLKDESLDIVHVLTPNISHAEISIAALEAGKHVMCEKPMAKTSAEAQLMLEAAERTGKKLTIGYNNRFREDSQYLKKVCEAGDLGNIYFAKAHAIRRRAVPTWGVFLDEEKQGGGPLIDIGTHALDLTLWMMDNYQPKVVLGTTYHELSQRENAANAWGPWDPKQFSVEDSAFGMIVMENGATIMLESSWALNSLDVDEAKCSLSGSEAGADMKNGLRINGEKFSRLYTNEIELSAGGVAFYDGKSESAPDVEMRKWIEAIENDQEPVVTPKQALVVSQILEALYESARTGKAVYLNNANEA from the coding sequence ATGAGTAAAGTATATCGTATCGGAATTATTGGCTGTGGCGGAATCGCGAATGGTAAACATCTGCCGAGTCTGAGTAAATTGGATAATGTTGAACTGGTGGCTTTCTGCGATATCGTTCAGGAACGTGCGGATGAAGCCAAACAGAAATATGGTACTACTGAAGCCGAAGTCTATACGGATTATCAGGAATTGCTCAAGGATGAGTCTTTGGACATTGTGCATGTGCTTACACCGAATATTTCTCATGCCGAGATTTCTATTGCTGCTCTGGAGGCAGGCAAACACGTGATGTGTGAGAAGCCAATGGCGAAGACATCTGCTGAAGCACAACTCATGCTGGAAGCGGCAGAACGTACCGGCAAGAAACTGACCATCGGATACAACAACCGTTTCAGAGAAGACAGTCAGTATTTGAAGAAGGTATGCGAAGCGGGTGACCTGGGTAATATTTATTTTGCCAAAGCACATGCAATTAGACGTAGAGCAGTACCAACATGGGGTGTTTTCCTGGATGAGGAGAAACAAGGTGGCGGTCCCCTGATTGATATTGGTACGCACGCACTCGATCTGACGCTCTGGATGATGGATAACTATCAACCGAAGGTTGTGCTGGGCACGACTTATCATGAGCTTTCGCAACGTGAAAATGCGGCCAATGCCTGGGGCCCGTGGGACCCAAAACAATTTTCGGTAGAGGACTCGGCCTTCGGCATGATTGTGATGGAGAATGGAGCAACAATTATGCTGGAATCCAGTTGGGCACTTAACTCACTGGACGTGGATGAGGCCAAATGCAGCTTGAGTGGCAGCGAAGCGGGTGCGGATATGAAGAACGGACTGCGCATCAATGGCGAGAAATTCAGCCGTCTATATACCAACGAGATTGAACTGAGTGCAGGCGGGGTAGCTTTCTACGATGGTAAGAGCGAGAGCGCACCGGATGTCGAGATGAGAAAGTGGATTGAAGCGATTGAGAACGATCAAGAGCCAGTGGTTACACCAAAACAAGCGCTGGTTGTATCTCAGATCTTGGAAGCACTCTATGAATCCGCTCGGACAGGCAAGGCTGTTTACTTGAATAACGCTAACGAAGCATAG
- a CDS encoding glycosyltransferase family A protein, with product MTKYKTGHGVSIVVCTNRPQFFDNILQNYSRQRYQSKELIIVLNHDSMNLALYQNRVRKYANVHVYQVPESISLGQSLNAGMTRARFALITKFDDDDYYSPYYLTEQVRELRRTKSDIVGKHSCLVYLGASKTLLVRSPAEKNKPVEFVQGGTILFKREILKKVRFTDRSIGEDVTFLRQCRKRGFKAYATSPYNYVYHRRQNKKSHTWRADDSFYLEGSTKLAVTEDFRPFANKKL from the coding sequence TTGACTAAATACAAAACGGGTCATGGTGTTTCCATTGTTGTATGCACCAATCGGCCGCAATTTTTTGACAACATCCTGCAAAATTACAGTCGCCAGCGTTATCAAAGCAAAGAGCTGATCATTGTCCTGAATCATGACAGTATGAATCTGGCATTATATCAGAACCGGGTTCGAAAATATGCGAATGTTCATGTATATCAAGTTCCGGAGAGCATTTCCCTAGGACAAAGCCTGAACGCTGGCATGACAAGGGCACGCTTTGCGTTGATTACCAAATTTGATGATGATGACTACTATTCGCCGTATTATTTAACAGAGCAGGTGAGAGAGCTCAGACGGACCAAAAGTGATATTGTGGGTAAACATTCGTGCCTCGTCTATTTGGGCGCATCCAAGACATTGTTGGTCAGATCTCCTGCTGAAAAGAATAAACCGGTTGAATTTGTTCAAGGGGGCACTATTTTATTCAAAAGAGAGATCTTGAAAAAAGTCCGCTTCACGGACCGTTCAATAGGGGAAGATGTGACCTTCCTGAGACAATGCAGGAAAAGAGGGTTCAAAGCGTATGCGACCTCTCCTTACAATTATGTCTATCACCGCAGACAAAACAAAAAAAGTCATACGTGGAGAGCAGATGACAGCTTTTACCTAGAGGGAAGCACCAAACTTGCGGTTACAGAGGATTTCAGACCCTTTGCTAATAAAAAGTTATAG